A stretch of Alkalicella caledoniensis DNA encodes these proteins:
- the rpmB gene encoding 50S ribosomal protein L28: MAKKCVVCEKVSRTGLQVSHSNIKTKRRWSPNLQRVKAIVDGTPQRVSICTRCLKAGKIQRAL, translated from the coding sequence ATGGCTAAAAAGTGTGTGGTTTGTGAAAAAGTTAGCCGTACAGGCTTACAAGTGAGCCATTCTAACATAAAAACTAAGAGACGCTGGTCTCCTAATCTTCAAAGAGTTAAAGCAATCGTTGATGGTACACCTCAAAGGGTAAGCATTTGTACCCGTTGTCTAAAAGCTGGTAAAATCCAAAGAGCTCTTTAA
- a CDS encoding DAK2 domain-containing protein, translating into MNLNVIDGNLLKELLIAGGHSLGMHKSEVDSLNVFPVPDGDTGTNMNLTMTSAVNEVKKVTDNKASSMVKALSLGSLMGARGNSGVILSQLFRGFSKVLEKKDTFTPVDFANGLNEGVKTAYKAVLKPVEGTILTVSKGAAKAALIEAQKGGNLVEVIEKALEQGEKTLKQTPEMLPVLKQAGVVDAGGKGLLVIYEGWLKYLKGEEITYTKTDENFESFVDEHPTDPKDIEFAYCTEFIITGNNLDPDKVRDDLIKFGLSDSLLSVGTDEMVKVHVHTNNPGKALEYGVGLGNLQGIKIDNMLIQSENFGKDKEEIKGPQKDVGVVAVASGEGLKNIMMSMGVDHVIEGGQTMNPSTEDFLKAIEKVNAKSIILLPNNSNIILAAEQAEKIAPIPVKVVRSKTIPQGIAALLNYQSEGIDLEQLHSVMQDAISSVKSGQVTFAVRDSKYDNLDIKEGNILGIAENKIEVIGENVTDTTLELLEKLINDDSEIVTLFSGVEVTTEQGEQLVEIISEKFDHVEVELHSGGQPLYYYLISVE; encoded by the coding sequence ATGAACTTAAACGTGATAGATGGAAACTTGCTCAAAGAGTTGTTAATAGCAGGTGGCCATTCATTAGGCATGCATAAATCTGAAGTTGACAGCCTCAATGTTTTTCCAGTGCCCGATGGGGATACTGGTACTAATATGAACCTTACAATGACATCTGCTGTCAACGAAGTTAAAAAAGTTACAGACAATAAAGCTAGCAGTATGGTAAAGGCTTTATCCTTAGGTTCTCTTATGGGTGCAAGGGGAAACTCAGGTGTAATCTTATCCCAGCTATTCAGAGGATTTTCTAAGGTTTTAGAAAAAAAAGATACTTTTACACCAGTAGACTTTGCAAATGGTCTAAATGAGGGTGTTAAAACTGCATATAAGGCTGTTCTCAAGCCTGTAGAGGGGACTATTTTAACTGTATCTAAGGGGGCTGCAAAGGCAGCACTTATAGAGGCACAAAAGGGTGGTAACCTAGTAGAAGTTATTGAGAAAGCTCTAGAACAGGGTGAAAAGACCCTTAAGCAAACACCGGAAATGCTTCCTGTACTAAAACAAGCGGGAGTAGTTGATGCAGGTGGTAAAGGATTATTAGTGATTTACGAAGGTTGGCTTAAATATCTTAAAGGTGAAGAGATTACCTATACTAAAACTGATGAGAACTTTGAAAGCTTTGTGGATGAACATCCAACTGACCCTAAGGATATTGAGTTTGCGTATTGCACTGAATTTATAATAACAGGTAATAACTTAGATCCTGACAAAGTAAGGGATGATTTAATTAAGTTTGGACTAAGTGATTCACTTCTTTCTGTGGGTACAGATGAAATGGTCAAGGTACATGTTCATACAAATAATCCAGGTAAGGCCCTTGAATATGGTGTTGGTTTAGGAAATCTTCAGGGAATAAAAATAGACAATATGCTTATTCAAAGTGAAAACTTTGGTAAAGATAAAGAAGAGATAAAAGGTCCACAAAAAGATGTTGGAGTTGTGGCCGTGGCGTCAGGTGAAGGACTTAAAAATATCATGATGAGCATGGGAGTAGATCATGTGATAGAAGGTGGACAGACAATGAACCCTTCCACCGAAGATTTCTTGAAAGCTATTGAAAAGGTGAACGCAAAAAGTATAATATTATTACCAAATAACAGTAACATTATTTTAGCCGCTGAACAGGCTGAAAAAATTGCCCCTATACCTGTGAAGGTAGTTAGGAGCAAAACTATTCCTCAGGGTATTGCGGCACTTTTAAACTATCAAAGTGAGGGTATTGATCTTGAACAACTACACTCAGTTATGCAAGATGCAATTTCTTCCGTTAAATCAGGTCAAGTTACTTTCGCTGTTCGTGATTCTAAGTATGATAATCTAGATATAAAAGAAGGTAACATTTTAGGTATAGCTGAAAACAAAATAGAGGTTATAGGTGAAAATGTTACTGACACTACCCTTGAACTTTTAGAAAAACTTATTAATGATGATAGTGAAATAGTTACTTTATTTAGTGGTGTAGAAGTAACTACAGAACAAGGTGAGCAACTAGTAGAAATAATTTCAGAAAAATTTGATCATGTAGAAGTTGAACTTCATTCTGGCGGTCAGCCACTTTACTACTACCTCATTTCTGTAGAATAA
- a CDS encoding Asp23/Gls24 family envelope stress response protein: MEFTTGLGNVSIHKDVIATIAGVAAVECYGLIGMYSRNNVKDGFTELLGRENLNKGVEIKTVDGEVIIDLYIVVSYGTKINEVAYNIIDKVRYTVENITGLSVGHVNVNVQGVKVINS; encoded by the coding sequence ATGGAATTTACAACAGGGCTCGGTAATGTATCTATTCATAAAGATGTTATAGCCACCATCGCAGGCGTAGCGGCTGTTGAATGCTACGGATTAATAGGAATGTACTCTAGAAATAATGTGAAAGATGGGTTTACAGAGTTATTAGGAAGGGAAAACCTTAATAAAGGCGTTGAGATTAAAACTGTTGATGGTGAAGTTATCATAGACCTTTACATAGTTGTTAGTTACGGAACTAAAATAAATGAGGTCGCCTATAATATTATTGACAAAGTAAGATATACAGTTGAGAATATAACAGGACTAAGTGTGGGACATGTAAATGTCAATGTTCAAGGAGTAAAGGTAATTAACAGTTAG